The following coding sequences are from one Oceaniferula flava window:
- a CDS encoding sialate O-acetylesterase, with amino-acid sequence MMKIRHLLLPLTLCSGFLLSPTLSAKETLSEVPKEKRHVYLLIGQSNMAGRATYDKADEAPVPRCFLLNDDDQWEPAKNPLNRYSTIRKSLKIQRMNPGYGFAQSMTAADPSVRIGLVVNAKGGTKISQWGKGTEFYNEAVRRAKEAQKSGTLMGILWHQGEGDSRRSSSYLKSLAKLIADLRKDLNAPQLPFIAGQVYYDAKNKPNTEKINKVIAKLPEEVPLTAYVSSEGLTTFDHTHFDAAGSKELGKRYAEAMLKLHAKTAEAPAGTSAE; translated from the coding sequence ATGATGAAAATACGCCACCTATTACTACCGCTGACCCTCTGTTCCGGATTCCTACTTTCACCGACGCTATCCGCCAAGGAGACGCTAAGCGAGGTTCCTAAGGAAAAGCGTCACGTTTATTTGCTCATCGGGCAGTCGAATATGGCGGGTCGTGCGACCTATGATAAGGCGGACGAAGCCCCGGTGCCCCGATGTTTTCTCCTCAACGATGACGATCAATGGGAGCCCGCAAAGAATCCTTTGAACCGCTATTCCACCATACGCAAAAGTCTGAAAATCCAGAGAATGAACCCAGGCTACGGCTTTGCCCAGTCGATGACCGCAGCCGACCCCTCGGTGAGAATTGGTCTCGTGGTCAATGCCAAGGGGGGCACCAAGATCTCCCAATGGGGAAAAGGCACCGAGTTCTACAACGAGGCTGTTCGGCGCGCGAAGGAAGCGCAGAAAAGCGGCACGTTGATGGGTATTCTCTGGCACCAGGGAGAGGGGGATTCGCGCAGGTCGTCCAGCTATTTGAAAAGCTTGGCTAAGCTCATTGCCGACCTCCGCAAGGACCTCAATGCCCCGCAGCTTCCGTTCATTGCCGGCCAAGTTTACTACGATGCCAAAAACAAACCGAACACCGAGAAAATCAACAAGGTGATCGCCAAGCTGCCGGAGGAAGTTCCTTTGACTGCCTATGTTTCCTCGGAGGGATTGACGACCTTTGATCACACCCACTTCGATGCCGCAGGCAGCAAGGAGCTAGGAAAACGTTACGCCGAAGCTATGCTCAAGCTACATGCCAAAACGGCAGAAGCTCCCGCTGGAACTTCTGCCGAGTAA
- a CDS encoding TatD family hydrolase has protein sequence MKYIEPHAHMVSRTTDDYQAMAMAGCEVICEPAFWAGFDRSSPQGFYDYYRQLTEYEPARAKKFGIEHYCWLCINPKEAEDAGFAREVMAIIPEFMDCPTVLGIGEIGLNKNTVSELAIFEEHVEIAKKYDTPVLIHTPHLEDKLKGTKLIIDALKNADIDPGKIIIDHVEEHTAGLVLDAGFWAGMTLYPESKCTPGRAIDILENFGMENIWMNSACDWGISDPLAVAKCTIEMKKRQHSEEIISKIVYDNPVKFLSQSKNFNL, from the coding sequence ATGAAGTATATCGAACCACACGCTCACATGGTGAGCCGGACGACTGACGATTACCAAGCGATGGCCATGGCTGGCTGTGAAGTGATTTGTGAACCTGCCTTTTGGGCGGGTTTTGATCGCTCATCCCCCCAAGGTTTTTACGATTATTACCGCCAACTGACCGAATACGAACCAGCGCGAGCGAAGAAGTTCGGCATCGAGCACTACTGCTGGCTCTGCATCAACCCGAAGGAGGCTGAAGATGCCGGATTTGCACGCGAAGTCATGGCGATCATCCCCGAGTTCATGGACTGCCCCACCGTGCTCGGCATCGGTGAGATCGGCTTGAACAAGAATACCGTCAGTGAGCTGGCGATTTTCGAAGAACACGTCGAGATTGCCAAGAAATACGATACTCCGGTGTTAATTCACACACCCCACTTGGAGGACAAACTCAAGGGAACCAAGCTCATCATTGACGCCTTGAAAAACGCCGATATTGATCCGGGAAAAATCATCATCGACCACGTCGAGGAACACACCGCAGGCCTGGTCCTGGATGCCGGGTTCTGGGCGGGCATGACCCTTTACCCCGAATCGAAATGCACCCCGGGTCGCGCCATCGATATTCTCGAAAACTTCGGCATGGAAAACATCTGGATGAACTCCGCTTGCGACTGGGGCATCTCCGATCCCCTCGCCGTGGCCAAGTGCACCATCGAGATGAAAAAACGCCAGCACAGCGAGGAAATCATCAGCAAGATCGTCTATGACAATCCGGTGAAATTCCTCAGCCAATCGAAGAACTTCAACCTCTAA
- the eboE gene encoding metabolite traffic protein EboE, with protein MKIANAHLAYCTNIHPAESWEETLTALKEHTLTVRDKVAPSAPAPGYAIGLRLSARAADELLEGSNLADFKQWLEQENCYVFTINGFPYGSFHGTRVKEQVFLPDWTSDERLDYTIKLFSIIAQLVPEGIDGSVSTLPGSHKQFEADDAPIFKNLEICAEKIEEFSQQYNRDLHLGLEPEPLGHFENTEESLAFFDRFLKVASNPDLIKRRVGINYDTCHFALEFNDCRQSLDALRAAGIRISKVHLSSALEFDPLSQESLESIRSFDEPTYFHQVIVLDSDGHLTRHRDLPDFFASIENTQPTPPDPVAGRIHFHIPLYAEPGAPLRSTQSHAVDALEYFAEHPDFCTHFEIETYTWGVLPGDLQITIEDQIAKEYQWVLERC; from the coding sequence TTGAAAATCGCGAACGCTCATCTGGCCTATTGCACCAATATTCACCCCGCTGAAAGCTGGGAAGAAACCCTAACAGCACTGAAGGAACATACGCTGACCGTTAGAGACAAGGTCGCTCCATCGGCACCTGCGCCCGGCTACGCCATCGGCCTCCGTCTTTCCGCACGCGCTGCTGATGAATTGTTAGAAGGCAGCAACCTCGCCGATTTCAAACAATGGCTGGAGCAAGAAAACTGCTACGTGTTTACCATCAACGGCTTCCCCTACGGCAGCTTCCACGGCACTCGCGTGAAAGAGCAGGTTTTCCTGCCCGATTGGACCAGCGACGAACGACTCGACTACACCATCAAGCTCTTCTCCATCATCGCCCAGCTGGTGCCGGAAGGCATCGATGGCTCGGTCTCCACCCTCCCTGGCTCGCACAAACAATTCGAAGCCGACGACGCCCCGATTTTCAAAAACTTGGAAATCTGCGCGGAGAAAATAGAGGAATTCTCACAGCAGTATAATAGAGACTTACACCTCGGCCTCGAGCCGGAGCCTCTGGGGCATTTTGAAAATACCGAGGAGTCGTTGGCGTTTTTCGATCGATTCCTCAAGGTCGCGTCCAACCCGGACCTGATCAAACGCAGAGTCGGTATTAACTACGACACCTGCCACTTCGCGCTTGAGTTCAACGACTGCCGCCAGTCGCTCGACGCCCTCAGAGCCGCAGGCATCCGCATTTCCAAAGTCCACCTCTCCAGCGCCTTGGAATTCGATCCCCTTTCACAAGAATCTCTGGAATCCATCCGCAGCTTCGACGAACCCACCTACTTCCACCAGGTGATTGTGTTGGACTCCGACGGTCACCTCACAAGACACCGTGACCTCCCCGACTTCTTCGCCTCGATAGAAAACACCCAACCCACTCCGCCCGACCCAGTAGCGGGGCGGATCCATTTCCACATCCCCCTCTACGCCGAACCGGGAGCTCCGCTGCGCTCGACGCAATCGCACGCCGTGGATGCGCTGGAATACTTCGCAGAGCACCCTGATTTCTGCACCCATTTCGAGATTGAAACCTACACCTGGGGCGTGCTCCCCGGCGACCTTCAGATCACCATCGAAGATCAAATCGCCAAGGAATACCAGTGGGTGTTAGAGCGTTGCTAG
- the ndk gene encoding nucleoside-diphosphate kinase, with the protein METSLILFKPDAVENKNVGSVLARFEAEGFNIRGIKMMQLDDAILTEHYAHVADKPFFPEIAAFMSKSPVIALALSGDNVIDRVRDLLGPTNSKEAPEGTIRGDFGTDMMINVCHASDGPETAAAELERFFNDGELF; encoded by the coding sequence ATGGAAACTTCATTGATCCTTTTCAAACCAGACGCCGTTGAAAACAAAAACGTCGGCTCCGTGCTGGCCCGCTTCGAAGCCGAAGGCTTTAACATCCGTGGCATCAAGATGATGCAACTGGACGACGCCATCCTCACCGAGCACTACGCCCACGTCGCGGACAAGCCGTTTTTCCCTGAGATCGCCGCCTTCATGAGCAAGTCCCCCGTGATTGCTCTCGCACTTTCCGGTGACAACGTCATCGACCGCGTGCGTGACCTACTCGGACCAACCAACTCCAAGGAAGCTCCTGAAGGAACCATCCGTGGTGACTTTGGCACCGACATGATGATCAACGTCTGTCACGCCTCCGATGGTCCTGAAACAGCCGCCGCCGAGCTGGAGCGATTCTTCAACGACGGTGAACTTTTCTAA
- a CDS encoding succinate dehydrogenase cytochrome b subunit, with the protein MSQSTCSLCRFWHSSIGKKLVVALTGLFLVLFLAGHLVGNLLIFQGSADFNEYAHFLHHMMHGWGIWVFRILMLVSLVLHILATVQLVALNRAARTTRYQKEATMVASRSSRIMIWSGLTILVFFIFHILHYTVRVSPDLRELAEFGQSWAMTVKGFQNFFVSIFYIIAMGLLCSHLSHGVGSIFQTLGLRTRKTAGPINLLSKAYALIIFVGFISIPVSICFFGYGKEELQQTEQAVKDAKALGLEGILKDAH; encoded by the coding sequence ATGAGTCAATCCACCTGCTCTCTCTGCCGTTTCTGGCACTCGTCCATCGGCAAGAAACTTGTCGTCGCTCTCACCGGACTTTTTCTGGTCTTATTCCTCGCTGGTCACCTGGTTGGCAACTTGCTGATCTTCCAAGGTTCCGCCGACTTTAACGAATACGCCCACTTTTTGCATCACATGATGCACGGCTGGGGAATCTGGGTCTTCCGGATTCTGATGCTGGTCTCCCTGGTGCTCCACATCTTGGCCACCGTCCAGCTGGTAGCGCTGAACCGCGCGGCCCGCACCACCCGTTACCAGAAAGAAGCCACCATGGTCGCGTCCCGTTCGTCGCGAATCATGATCTGGAGTGGATTGACCATCCTGGTGTTCTTCATCTTCCACATTCTGCACTACACCGTGCGTGTTTCCCCTGATCTTCGCGAACTCGCCGAGTTCGGCCAGAGCTGGGCCATGACCGTGAAAGGTTTCCAGAACTTCTTCGTCTCCATTTTCTACATCATCGCCATGGGGCTGCTCTGCTCCCACCTGAGCCACGGTGTTGGATCGATCTTCCAGACCCTCGGTCTGCGCACCCGCAAGACGGCTGGCCCAATCAACCTGCTCTCGAAGGCCTACGCCCTTATCATCTTCGTTGGTTTCATCTCCATTCCGGTGAGCATCTGCTTCTTCGGATACGGTAAAGAGGAACTGCAACAAACCGAACAAGCCGTCAAAGACGCCAAAGCACTGGGTCTCGAAGGCATCCTCAAGGACGCACACTAA
- a CDS encoding fumarate reductase/succinate dehydrogenase flavoprotein subunit has translation MSLDSKIPEGPIEQKWTKHKMDSKLINPANKRKYTVIVVGSGLAGGAAAASLAEMGYKVKCFCYQDSPRRAHSIAAQGGINAAKNYQNDGDSVYRLFYDTVKGGDFRAREANVYRLAEVSNNIIDQCTAQGVPFAREYGGLLDNRSFGGAQVSRTFYARGQTGQQLLIGCYQALEKEIGKGGVTMYPRTEMMDVVKVDGHAKGIVVRDMVTGEISSHAGDAVILATGGYGNVFFLSTNAMGCNVSAAMRAHKRGAYFANPCYTQIHPTCIPVSGDYQSKLTLMSESLRNDGRIWVPKTKEDAKAIREGKKTAADIAEEDRDYYLERKYPSFGNLAPRDVSSRAAKEACDDGRGVAPTGLGVFLDFKDAIARLGEDTIRARYGNLFQMYEKITGDDPYSTPMQIYPAVHYTMGGLWVDYNLQTSVPGLHCLGEANFSDHGANRLGASALMQGLADGYFVIPTTIAVYLANETPGSITTDMDQFKRAESEVKDRMNALLSVNGNRTVDSFHRELGLVMWNHCGMARTKESLEEALRLIPQIRDEFWKNVRVPGTNDSLNSELEKACRVADFLEFAETMCYDALQREESCGGHFRLEYQFTEDSPEVKEGKTQPGEAQRRDEEFAYVAAWEFNGVGKEPTLHREDLNFENIHLAIRSYA, from the coding sequence ATGTCACTCGATAGCAAAATTCCAGAAGGTCCCATTGAACAAAAATGGACCAAACACAAGATGGACTCCAAGCTCATCAACCCGGCGAACAAGCGGAAATACACCGTGATCGTCGTGGGCTCAGGTCTCGCCGGTGGTGCCGCCGCCGCTTCACTTGCCGAGATGGGCTACAAGGTGAAATGCTTCTGCTATCAGGATAGCCCACGCCGCGCCCACTCCATTGCTGCCCAGGGCGGTATCAACGCCGCGAAGAACTACCAGAACGATGGCGACTCCGTTTACCGTCTGTTCTATGACACCGTCAAAGGTGGCGACTTCCGCGCTCGCGAAGCCAACGTTTATCGTCTGGCCGAAGTTTCCAACAACATCATCGACCAGTGCACCGCCCAAGGCGTGCCCTTCGCCCGCGAATACGGTGGCCTGCTCGACAACCGTTCCTTCGGTGGCGCTCAGGTGTCCCGCACCTTCTACGCACGTGGCCAGACCGGCCAGCAGCTGTTGATCGGTTGCTACCAGGCACTGGAAAAGGAAATCGGCAAAGGTGGCGTCACCATGTATCCCCGCACCGAGATGATGGATGTGGTCAAGGTGGACGGACACGCCAAAGGCATCGTCGTCCGCGACATGGTCACCGGTGAGATTTCCTCCCACGCTGGAGATGCTGTCATCCTCGCCACCGGCGGATACGGCAACGTCTTCTTCCTTTCCACCAATGCCATGGGTTGCAACGTTTCCGCCGCCATGCGTGCGCACAAACGTGGCGCCTACTTCGCCAACCCCTGCTACACACAGATTCACCCCACCTGCATCCCAGTGAGTGGTGATTATCAATCGAAGCTCACCCTGATGTCCGAGTCGCTGCGAAACGACGGCCGGATCTGGGTGCCCAAGACCAAGGAGGACGCCAAGGCGATCCGCGAAGGCAAGAAGACCGCTGCTGACATCGCCGAAGAAGATCGCGATTACTACCTGGAGCGCAAATACCCATCCTTCGGAAACCTCGCACCGCGTGACGTTTCCTCCCGTGCCGCCAAGGAAGCCTGTGACGATGGTCGCGGTGTTGCTCCTACCGGACTCGGCGTATTCCTCGATTTCAAAGATGCCATCGCCCGCCTCGGCGAGGACACCATCCGCGCTCGTTACGGCAACCTTTTCCAAATGTATGAAAAGATCACCGGTGACGATCCCTACTCCACCCCAATGCAGATCTACCCAGCGGTGCACTACACCATGGGCGGACTTTGGGTCGACTACAACCTTCAGACCAGCGTCCCGGGTCTGCACTGCCTCGGCGAAGCCAACTTCTCCGATCACGGTGCCAACCGCCTGGGTGCTTCCGCACTGATGCAGGGTCTGGCCGATGGATACTTCGTCATTCCGACCACGATCGCCGTCTACCTCGCCAACGAAACTCCAGGCTCCATCACCACGGACATGGATCAATTCAAGCGCGCGGAAAGCGAAGTCAAGGATCGCATGAACGCCCTGCTCTCGGTCAATGGCAACCGCACTGTCGACAGCTTCCACCGCGAGCTCGGTCTCGTCATGTGGAACCACTGCGGCATGGCCCGCACCAAGGAGAGCCTAGAGGAAGCACTGCGCCTGATCCCACAAATCCGCGACGAGTTCTGGAAAAACGTTCGCGTGCCTGGCACCAACGACAGCCTGAACTCCGAGCTCGAGAAAGCCTGCCGCGTCGCCGACTTCCTCGAATTCGCCGAAACCATGTGCTACGACGCCCTGCAGCGCGAAGAGTCCTGCGGCGGTCACTTCCGTCTGGAATACCAGTTCACCGAAGACTCACCGGAGGTCAAGGAAGGCAAAACCCAGCCAGGTGAAGCCCAGCGCCGCGATGAGGAGTTCGCCTACGTCGCCGCTTGGGAATTCAATGGAGTGGGTAAAGAGCCGACCCTGCACCGTGAAGACCTCAACTTCGAGAACATCCACCTCGCCATCCGTAGCTACGCCTAG
- a CDS encoding succinate dehydrogenase/fumarate reductase iron-sulfur subunit, producing MLNLKLKVWRQNNANDEGVIETYDAHDIPESASFLEMLDIVNERILNDGGNPIHFDHDCREGICGQCSLTINGIPHSKERGITACQLHMRKFKDGETIWIEPFRAKAFPLLRDLIVDRSAFDRIIAAGGYVSVRTGSAQDANNLPVAKTKADAAMDAAACIGCGACVAACKNASAMLFVSAKAAHLNLLPQGAPEKNKRVLGMVRQMDSEGFGNCTNQYECEAVCPKEISVDNIARLNRDYAIAIADEAAV from the coding sequence ATGTTAAATCTGAAACTCAAAGTCTGGCGTCAGAATAATGCTAACGATGAAGGTGTCATCGAAACCTACGACGCCCACGACATCCCCGAGTCTGCTTCCTTCTTGGAAATGTTGGACATCGTGAACGAGCGCATCCTCAACGACGGCGGCAACCCGATCCACTTCGACCACGACTGTCGCGAAGGTATCTGCGGTCAGTGCTCACTGACTATCAACGGCATCCCTCACTCGAAAGAGCGCGGCATCACCGCCTGTCAGCTGCACATGCGCAAATTCAAAGACGGCGAGACCATCTGGATCGAACCGTTCCGCGCCAAGGCATTCCCGCTTCTGCGTGACTTGATTGTCGATCGCTCCGCCTTTGACCGTATCATCGCCGCTGGCGGTTATGTCTCCGTCCGCACCGGCTCTGCCCAGGATGCGAACAACCTTCCTGTGGCCAAAACCAAAGCGGACGCAGCGATGGACGCAGCAGCTTGCATCGGTTGTGGTGCTTGTGTCGCGGCCTGTAAGAATGCCAGCGCCATGCTCTTCGTATCCGCCAAGGCAGCGCACCTCAATTTGCTGCCACAAGGTGCACCCGAGAAGAACAAACGCGTGCTCGGCATGGTCCGTCAAATGGACAGTGAAGGCTTCGGCAACTGCACCAACCAGTATGAGTGCGAAGCCGTTTGTCCGAAAGAAATCAGCGTTGATAACATCGCTCGCTTGAACCGCGACTACGCCATTGCCATCGCTGACGAAGCAGCGGTCTAA
- a CDS encoding thioredoxin family protein: protein MKKIIYLVLIAFAVALVSSEDIRKKTLRSVTVVINGLDRLIFRGNHVETRIVDEDSYDDVVQEPGRLVVAYFVKDLTSVGKSQSVGLDQKLSELPAKVLLAKVQGNENRALLDRLKIRNLPAIRIYREGQLTRSFDAPIVDEQVIEAIEFMLRNWRSSTLSRPQPMNGLPEGIHVEK, encoded by the coding sequence ATGAAAAAAATCATCTATCTCGTTCTCATCGCGTTTGCCGTGGCCTTGGTGAGTTCGGAGGACATCAGGAAAAAGACACTACGATCAGTGACCGTAGTGATCAACGGTTTAGACCGCTTGATTTTTCGAGGCAATCACGTGGAAACACGAATTGTGGATGAAGATAGCTACGATGATGTCGTCCAAGAGCCAGGTCGGCTGGTGGTCGCTTACTTTGTGAAGGACCTGACCTCCGTGGGGAAATCCCAGTCGGTAGGTTTGGACCAGAAGCTGAGTGAACTGCCGGCCAAGGTGTTGCTCGCTAAGGTTCAGGGCAATGAGAACCGAGCGTTGCTGGATCGTTTGAAAATTCGCAATCTTCCTGCGATTCGTATTTATCGCGAAGGTCAGTTAACGCGTAGCTTCGATGCGCCAATTGTTGATGAGCAAGTGATCGAAGCAATCGAATTTATGCTGCGCAATTGGAGGTCCTCAACATTGAGCAGACCTCAACCGATGAATGGCCTGCCAGAGGGCATTCATGTGGAAAAATAA
- the hisS gene encoding histidine--tRNA ligase, producing MADKQFQSLPGFRDFTPRDCAVRNYLFSVWRDVAHRYGFSEYEAPIVESTDLYLKKSGGELTTQLFRFEDQGGRDITLRPELTASLARIVGANQRDFPKPLKWFEIGPCFRYEKPQKGRGREFIQFNADILGEGSASADAELIAMAIDTMLSLGFREGDFVIRASDRESWLFFCETHQISDPAAFLPIIDRLEKLKPEAVDAQLEPFGVTRKQVDAFINDPENASPAFREIQNNLEARGLGKYLELDLTIVRGLAYYTGAVFEIFDTHKSMRAVAGGGRYDGLLSTLSNGSADLPATGFAMGDMVIRNFIEETPNALLEMEAWMARNPACDVYVVIADESKRNEALGIIAKLRTAGISVDFGMSQLNVGKQFKKAQQSGARFALVIGAEYPEMQLKILSSRTEATIHPNTDIVEAIQDHLNSPDGPLIA from the coding sequence ATGGCCGACAAACAATTTCAGTCCCTGCCCGGATTCCGGGATTTCACGCCACGCGATTGTGCGGTGCGCAATTATTTGTTTTCTGTATGGCGCGATGTGGCGCATCGCTACGGCTTCAGTGAATACGAAGCTCCCATCGTGGAATCGACCGATCTGTATCTGAAAAAATCCGGCGGCGAACTGACCACCCAGCTGTTCCGCTTCGAGGACCAAGGCGGTCGCGACATCACCCTGCGCCCCGAGCTGACCGCCTCTCTTGCAAGGATCGTTGGTGCCAACCAGCGCGACTTCCCCAAGCCGCTGAAGTGGTTCGAAATCGGCCCCTGTTTCCGTTATGAGAAACCGCAAAAAGGACGCGGCCGCGAATTCATCCAGTTCAATGCCGACATTCTCGGCGAAGGGTCAGCTAGCGCCGATGCCGAACTGATTGCCATGGCCATCGATACCATGCTCAGCCTCGGCTTCCGCGAAGGCGACTTTGTCATCCGGGCGTCCGACCGCGAAAGCTGGTTGTTCTTCTGTGAGACGCACCAGATTTCCGATCCGGCCGCTTTCCTTCCCATCATCGATCGCCTCGAGAAGCTCAAGCCTGAAGCCGTCGATGCGCAGCTGGAGCCTTTCGGTGTCACGCGTAAACAGGTGGACGCCTTCATCAACGATCCGGAAAATGCCTCCCCGGCCTTCCGTGAGATCCAAAACAACTTGGAAGCCCGCGGCCTTGGTAAATACCTTGAGCTTGATCTCACCATCGTGCGTGGCCTCGCCTACTACACTGGCGCCGTTTTCGAAATCTTCGACACCCACAAATCTATGCGTGCCGTCGCTGGCGGTGGTCGCTACGACGGACTCCTCTCTACCCTCTCCAACGGCTCGGCCGATCTCCCGGCCACCGGCTTTGCCATGGGCGACATGGTGATCCGCAACTTCATCGAGGAGACCCCCAACGCGCTGCTGGAAATGGAAGCCTGGATGGCTCGCAACCCAGCCTGTGATGTCTACGTGGTCATTGCCGATGAGAGCAAACGCAACGAAGCCCTAGGCATCATCGCCAAGCTGCGCACCGCCGGGATCTCGGTCGATTTCGGAATGTCACAGCTCAACGTTGGCAAACAATTCAAAAAAGCCCAACAATCCGGCGCCCGCTTCGCCCTCGTCATCGGAGCCGAATACCCGGAGATGCAGCTGAAGATCCTCAGCTCCCGCACCGAAGCCACCATTCACCCCAACACCGACATCGTCGAAGCTATCCAAGACCACCTCAATTCCCCCGACGGTCCACTGATCGCGTAG
- the aspS gene encoding aspartate--tRNA ligase: protein MRTHHCNQLHHSNIGETVTLIGWVNSNRDHGGVSFIDLRDREGMTQCVFRPEENSAAAELAKSLRSEDMIQVTGKVEERPEVDGVSTVNPDMATGSIEVSATELNIINKSEVLPFQLDKELSNEDMRMKYRYLDLRRTRMTRNLRLRHRITKSTRDFLDEDGFCEIETPILSKSTPEGARDFLVPSRMHPGSFYALPQAPQQYKQLLMCGGIEKYFQIARCFRDEDLRADRQPEFSQIDIESSFVNPDDMHALVEGLLGRVFKDTLDAEIPASFDRMTWHDAMNTYGSDKPDRRFGYELKDLTEELKECEFRVFSGAVANGGVVKAFNAKGFAGATQGQIEKLTQTAIEAGSKGLAYIQVRDEDRSTWRSPFVKRMTDAEVEALREKLDIEPGDLILFGAGEWETVCEVLGRIRLCCADLQEVLKDNDELNFLWVTEFPLLGYDEEEDKWNAVHHPFTRPIPEDVPKLIEASKADLEDESQRYAGLRAQAYDVVLNGYELGGGSIRIHEAELQSAMFTALGVTEEEKESMFGHILEAFKYGAPPHGGIALGLDRLAMLVCGESSIREVIAFPKNNKGMDIMSASPAKVDPLQLRDLRIQSTVKEKTPESV from the coding sequence ATGCGAACCCACCACTGCAACCAACTCCATCATTCTAACATCGGCGAAACTGTTACCCTCATCGGCTGGGTGAATTCGAATCGCGACCACGGTGGTGTTAGCTTTATCGACCTCCGCGACCGCGAAGGCATGACCCAATGTGTCTTCCGCCCCGAGGAAAACTCCGCGGCGGCCGAGCTGGCGAAATCGCTCCGTAGCGAGGACATGATCCAAGTCACCGGCAAGGTTGAAGAACGCCCCGAAGTGGATGGTGTTTCCACCGTCAACCCGGACATGGCCACCGGCTCTATCGAAGTGTCCGCCACCGAGCTCAACATCATCAACAAGTCCGAGGTGCTTCCTTTCCAGCTGGACAAGGAACTTTCCAACGAGGACATGCGGATGAAGTATCGTTACCTCGATCTTCGCCGCACCCGCATGACGCGCAATCTGCGCCTGCGCCACCGCATCACCAAGTCCACCCGCGACTTTCTCGACGAAGACGGTTTCTGCGAAATCGAAACCCCGATCCTTTCCAAGTCCACTCCTGAAGGTGCTCGTGATTTCCTCGTGCCATCGCGCATGCACCCCGGTAGCTTCTACGCCCTGCCCCAGGCTCCACAGCAATACAAACAGCTGCTGATGTGTGGTGGTATTGAAAAGTATTTCCAAATCGCCCGCTGCTTCCGCGATGAAGATCTGCGCGCCGATCGCCAACCGGAATTCAGCCAGATCGATATCGAATCCTCCTTCGTCAATCCCGACGACATGCACGCTCTCGTGGAAGGTCTGTTAGGGCGTGTGTTCAAGGACACACTCGATGCGGAGATCCCAGCGAGCTTCGATCGCATGACCTGGCACGATGCCATGAACACCTACGGATCTGACAAGCCGGACCGTCGTTTCGGCTACGAGCTGAAAGACCTCACCGAAGAACTGAAAGAATGTGAATTCCGCGTGTTCTCCGGAGCCGTGGCCAACGGTGGCGTGGTGAAGGCATTCAACGCCAAGGGATTTGCCGGCGCCACTCAAGGCCAGATTGAAAAGCTCACCCAAACCGCGATTGAAGCTGGCTCCAAAGGCCTGGCCTACATTCAGGTGCGCGATGAAGATCGCTCCACCTGGCGTTCACCATTCGTCAAGCGCATGACCGATGCCGAAGTGGAAGCCCTGCGCGAGAAGCTCGATATCGAACCAGGCGACCTCATCCTCTTCGGAGCCGGTGAGTGGGAAACTGTTTGCGAAGTGTTGGGCCGAATCCGTCTCTGCTGTGCCGACCTGCAAGAGGTCCTCAAAGACAACGACGAGCTCAATTTCCTCTGGGTCACTGAATTCCCACTTCTCGGCTACGACGAAGAGGAAGACAAGTGGAACGCCGTGCACCACCCCTTCACTCGCCCCATCCCCGAAGACGTGCCCAAACTGATCGAAGCCAGCAAGGCTGATCTGGAAGACGAGAGCCAGCGCTACGCCGGCCTCCGCGCCCAGGCCTACGATGTGGTGCTCAATGGTTACGAACTCGGTGGTGGATCCATCCGGATTCACGAAGCCGAGCTTCAGTCCGCCATGTTCACCGCCCTCGGTGTCACCGAGGAGGAAAAGGAAAGCATGTTCGGCCACATCCTCGAGGCCTTCAAATACGGAGCCCCACCACACGGCGGCATCGCGCTCGGTCTCGATCGTCTGGCCATGCTGGTCTGCGGTGAAAGCTCCATCCGCGAAGTGATTGCCTTCCCTAAAAATAACAAGGGCATGGATATCATGTCGGCTTCACCAGCTAAAGTTGATCCTCTCCAGCTGCGCGACCTGCGCATCCAGAGCACGGTGAAGGAGAAAACTCCGGAAAGCGTCTAA